A single region of the Streptomyces sp. NBC_01803 genome encodes:
- a CDS encoding beta-class carbonic anhydrase — translation MSVTDEYPANNEAYAAPFTGPLPLPPSRQVAVVVRTDTRLNVNGVLGPREDEARAIRNADDVVTNDAIRSPAISQRLLGAREIILVHHTDRGMTTFTDDVVKRGIEEETGLRPGWAAESFPDAEEDVAQAARRIAAGPFVPHTDSLRGFVLDVATGRPKEAR, via the coding sequence GTGTCCGTCACCGACGAGTATCCGGCGAACAACGAAGCCTACGCGGCCCCCTTCACCGGCCCGCTGCCGCTGCCGCCCTCCCGGCAGGTGGCCGTCGTCGTCCGTACGGACACCCGGCTGAACGTCAACGGCGTCCTCGGCCCGCGGGAGGACGAGGCGCGTGCGATCCGGAACGCCGATGATGTGGTCACCAATGACGCGATCCGGTCACCAGCGATCAGCCAACGACTCCTGGGGGCACGGGAGATCATCCTTGTCCACCACACCGACCGCGGCATGACGACCTTCACGGACGACGTGGTCAAGCGCGGGATCGAGGAGGAGACCGGTCTCCGGCCCGGCTGGGCCGCCGAGTCCTTCCCGGACGCCGAGGAGGACGTGGCGCAGGCGGCGCGGCGCATCGCGGCCGGCCCGTTCGTGCCGCACACCGACTCCCTGCGCGGCTTCGTCCTCGACGTCGCCACCGGCCGTCCGAAGGAGGCCAGGTGA